A genomic window from Cupriavidus basilensis includes:
- a CDS encoding efflux transporter outer membrane subunit — MPDHTYHTRLFSSPLTQRISALSTHPRRGILAALITGIASIAAAGLAGCATVDVTVPGSIAAPAAFSEAPAEGAPAAQDLAQWWQNWNDPELTRRVTETLAANLDLRVAQARVAEARAIGQVAESALYPTLSAQARAARGVADLRSPPGLPDTSPGLEGHLAGLTVAWEVDVFGARRSDALAAAAVALSAQERLRGTRLLIAADVAENYLAARGLQRRLQQLDRSTEIVAQLLSYTRARYAAGQALSYDVDRVSEQLGALQAQRPVLTSQISIRERRLALLAGQVPQAAAALSPPPAFFVPASPAGQVPSDVIERRPDVRAMAALVSAQAARLGSAKAERFPRFYLTFLGQDGRLHVDGLPALSGTGGLVGVGVQLPIFTAGRVQAGIDAGDARLQAAQAEYNQTVLRTLEEVDNAYSQRSSLDQRGARLADVAATAQRNSQNATRLYEGGRRTLQDVLDARIGALQRADELIQTQTAQALAAVQLYRALGGAWPGDPESARH, encoded by the coding sequence ATGCCTGACCACACTTACCACACCCGCCTTTTCTCCAGCCCGCTCACCCAACGGATTTCCGCCTTGAGTACCCATCCACGACGCGGCATCCTCGCCGCTCTCATTACAGGCATCGCAAGCATCGCCGCAGCCGGCCTGGCCGGCTGCGCCACGGTCGACGTCACCGTGCCCGGCAGTATCGCGGCGCCGGCCGCGTTCAGCGAGGCCCCCGCCGAGGGCGCGCCGGCGGCGCAGGACCTGGCGCAGTGGTGGCAGAACTGGAACGACCCGGAACTGACGCGGCGCGTGACCGAGACGCTGGCGGCCAATCTCGATCTGCGCGTGGCCCAGGCGCGCGTGGCGGAGGCACGCGCGATCGGGCAGGTTGCGGAATCGGCGCTCTACCCGACGCTGTCGGCGCAGGCACGCGCGGCGCGCGGCGTGGCCGACTTGCGCAGCCCCCCTGGCCTGCCGGATACCTCGCCCGGCCTGGAGGGCCATCTTGCCGGACTGACCGTGGCCTGGGAGGTCGACGTCTTCGGCGCCCGCCGCAGCGACGCGCTAGCCGCGGCGGCCGTTGCCCTCAGCGCGCAAGAGCGCCTGCGCGGCACACGCCTGCTGATCGCCGCCGACGTGGCCGAGAACTACCTGGCGGCGCGCGGCTTGCAGCGCCGCCTGCAGCAACTGGACCGGAGCACGGAAATCGTCGCTCAGTTGCTGAGCTATACCCGCGCGCGCTATGCGGCCGGACAGGCGCTGTCCTACGATGTCGACCGCGTGAGCGAACAGCTTGGCGCATTGCAGGCGCAGCGCCCGGTGCTGACGAGCCAGATCTCGATCCGGGAACGCCGCCTTGCGTTGCTCGCCGGCCAGGTGCCGCAGGCCGCGGCGGCGCTTTCGCCGCCGCCCGCGTTCTTCGTGCCGGCGTCACCCGCCGGGCAGGTGCCGTCGGACGTGATCGAGCGGCGCCCGGACGTGCGCGCCATGGCCGCGCTGGTAAGCGCGCAGGCTGCCAGGCTCGGCAGCGCCAAGGCGGAACGGTTTCCCCGGTTTTACCTGACGTTCCTCGGCCAGGACGGGCGCCTGCACGTGGACGGGCTGCCGGCGCTGAGCGGCACCGGCGGGCTGGTGGGCGTCGGCGTGCAGTTGCCGATCTTCACCGCGGGCCGCGTCCAGGCCGGCATCGATGCCGGCGACGCCCGCCTGCAGGCCGCGCAAGCGGAATACAACCAGACGGTGCTGCGCACGCTGGAGGAAGTGGATAACGCTTACAGCCAGCGCAGCAGCCTGGACCAGCGCGGCGCCCGGCTGGCCGATGTGGCCGCCACTGCGCAGCGCAACAGCCAGAACGCCACGCGCCTCTACGAAGGCGGCCGCCGCACGCTGCAGGATGTGCTGGACGCACGCATCGGCGCGCTGCAGCGGGCCGACGAACTGATCCAGACGCAGACGGCGCAGGCGCTGGCAGCCGTGCAGCTGTATCGGGCACTCGGCGGAGCATGGCCGGGCGATCCGGAGTCAGCCCGGCATTGA
- a CDS encoding ABC transporter permease yields MNQWCKNVARLCGKELRSLFSDVTLMALIVFAFTLAVHSVAKGIKAEVSNASVAIVDADHSELSRRLRDAIRPPYFKTPVDVDRHAVDAELDRGRYIFAIEIPPRFEADVLAGRTPAVQVLVDATAMTQAGLGASYLQQIFTREALEFLHARGIEAQLPVRAQSTVLFNPNTESHWFTSTMQILVNITVLAIILVGAAVIREREHGTIEHLLVMPVRASEIAVAKILANGAVIFLASLLSLWLVVHLWLDVPLTGSMGLFALSTALYLFSVTALGMWLATIAPAMPQFGLLAVPTYAVAYLLSGAATPVQSMPQAMQHAVQFLPTTQFVTLTQAILFRGAGVDVVWPQLLGVTAAGGIFLALALTRFRSMLAQQG; encoded by the coding sequence ATGAATCAATGGTGCAAGAACGTGGCCAGGCTGTGCGGCAAGGAGCTGCGCAGCCTGTTCAGCGATGTGACGCTGATGGCGCTGATCGTCTTTGCTTTCACGCTGGCCGTGCATTCGGTCGCCAAGGGCATCAAGGCCGAGGTATCGAACGCATCGGTGGCCATCGTCGATGCCGACCACTCCGAGCTCTCGCGCCGCCTGCGCGATGCGATCCGGCCGCCGTATTTCAAGACGCCGGTGGATGTGGACCGGCACGCCGTCGATGCGGAGCTGGACCGGGGACGCTATATCTTCGCCATCGAGATCCCGCCGCGCTTCGAAGCCGACGTGCTGGCGGGAAGAACGCCGGCGGTGCAGGTGCTGGTCGATGCCACCGCGATGACCCAGGCGGGCCTAGGAGCCAGCTACCTGCAGCAGATCTTCACGCGTGAGGCGCTTGAATTCCTGCACGCGCGAGGCATCGAGGCGCAGTTGCCCGTGCGCGCGCAGAGCACGGTGCTGTTCAATCCCAATACGGAGTCGCACTGGTTCACGTCGACCATGCAGATCCTGGTGAATATCACGGTGCTGGCCATCATCCTGGTAGGCGCGGCGGTGATCCGCGAGCGCGAGCACGGCACCATCGAGCACTTGCTGGTGATGCCGGTGCGCGCCAGCGAGATTGCGGTGGCGAAGATCCTGGCCAATGGCGCGGTGATCTTCCTGGCGTCCCTGCTGTCGTTGTGGCTGGTGGTGCATCTGTGGCTGGATGTGCCACTGACCGGTTCGATGGGGCTCTTCGCGCTGAGCACCGCGCTCTATCTGTTCTCGGTGACGGCGCTCGGCATGTGGCTGGCGACCATCGCGCCGGCGATGCCGCAGTTTGGCTTGCTGGCGGTGCCGACCTATGCCGTTGCCTACCTGCTGTCTGGCGCCGCCACGCCGGTGCAGAGCATGCCGCAGGCCATGCAGCACGCGGTGCAGTTCCTGCCGACCACCCAGTTCGTCACGCTCACGCAGGCCATCCTGTTCCGCGGCGCGGGCGTGGATGTGGTGTGGCCGCAGTTGCTCGGCGTCACAGCCGCGGGCGGGATCTTCCTGGCCCTGGCGCTGACACGGTTCCGCTCCATGCTGGCACAGCAAGGATAG
- the rbbA gene encoding ribosome-associated ATPase/putative transporter RbbA → MPSPYPDGAAAIRIDGLSHRYGASVALDNVSLTLPGNATIGLIGPDGVGKSTLLGVIAGVKRIQQGHAAVLGADLRDRQAREALLPRVAFMPQGLGRNLYPTLSVYENVDFFARLFGLGGEERRQRIERLLAATGLAPFPDRPAGKLSGGMKQKLGLCCALVHNPDLLILDEPTTGVDPLSRRQFWTLVEDLRAEHSNMTVIVATAYIEEAQRFEHLVAMDAGKVLVCDRTAEVLARAGTGDLEQAYISLLPAARRGDATGLVIPPRPPDGDEPAIEAEGLTRRFGAFTAVDNVSFRIERSEIFGFLGSNGCGKTTTMKMLTGLLDATSGTARLLGQTIDAGDMRTRMRVGYMSQAFSLYEELTVRQNLDLHARLYQMEGENAQKAVGQALLDFELDQHAGARPAALSLGIRQRLQLAAACLHHPEVLILDEPTSGVDPGARDMFWRHLVQLSRQQRVTIFVSTHFMNEAARCDRISFMHRGRVLAVGSPDALRESCGARTLEDAFVSYLEQAQTPENGAAAASAAAKAAPAQPAPSSSPSSAPVGRPAAHAGGSRLARTWAFARREAMELARDRLRLAFAILGPIVLLCAAAWSVSFDVENVRFAVLDRDQSRASRELVEQFSGSRYFVQTDGVHSEADADRRLRVAADMLIVELPPGFERDLLAGRQPQLAFRVDGSSPFPGATTRAYVTGVLLAYANAQMRAQPERPAALPVSIETRFIYNQEFRSIYAITPGIIMLALILIPTMLTALGVVREKEMGSITNLYASPASVGEYLIGKQLPYVGLAMISYLTLVALAIVLLQVPLKGSFLALSIGAALFVLAATALGLLMSTFVRSQVAAIFGTAILCLIPSVNFSGLLYPVSTLTGSSYWIGLGFPSSWFQLVSLGSFTKGLGVGSFGTMYLALLGFALLYLAGARVLLRKQEA, encoded by the coding sequence ATGCCGAGTCCGTACCCCGACGGTGCCGCGGCCATCCGGATCGATGGCTTGTCGCACCGCTACGGCGCCAGCGTGGCGCTGGACAATGTGTCGCTCACGCTGCCCGGCAATGCCACCATCGGCCTGATCGGCCCCGATGGCGTTGGTAAATCGACGCTGCTCGGCGTGATTGCCGGCGTCAAGCGTATCCAGCAGGGCCATGCCGCCGTGCTGGGCGCGGACTTGCGTGACCGGCAAGCGCGCGAGGCGCTGTTGCCGCGCGTGGCGTTCATGCCGCAGGGGCTGGGACGCAACCTGTACCCGACGCTGTCGGTCTACGAGAACGTGGACTTCTTTGCCCGGCTGTTCGGCCTGGGCGGCGAGGAGCGGCGCCAGCGCATCGAGCGCCTGCTCGCGGCCACCGGCCTGGCGCCTTTCCCGGACCGTCCGGCGGGCAAGCTCTCGGGCGGCATGAAGCAGAAGCTCGGCCTGTGCTGCGCGCTGGTCCACAACCCGGACCTGCTGATTCTCGACGAGCCCACCACCGGGGTGGACCCGCTCTCGCGGCGCCAGTTCTGGACCCTGGTGGAGGACCTGCGCGCCGAGCACAGCAATATGACGGTGATCGTCGCCACCGCGTATATCGAGGAGGCGCAGCGCTTCGAGCATCTGGTGGCCATGGATGCGGGCAAGGTGCTGGTGTGCGACCGTACCGCCGAAGTGCTGGCGCGCGCGGGCACCGGCGACCTGGAGCAGGCCTATATCTCGCTGCTGCCGGCGGCCCGGCGCGGCGATGCCACGGGACTGGTGATCCCGCCCCGCCCGCCGGATGGCGACGAACCCGCCATCGAGGCCGAGGGACTCACGCGGCGCTTCGGTGCCTTTACCGCCGTGGACAATGTGAGCTTTCGTATCGAGCGCAGCGAGATCTTCGGCTTTCTCGGCTCCAATGGCTGCGGCAAGACCACCACCATGAAGATGCTGACCGGGCTGCTGGATGCCACCAGCGGCACCGCGCGCCTGCTCGGCCAGACCATCGACGCCGGCGATATGCGTACGCGCATGCGGGTGGGCTATATGTCGCAGGCGTTCTCGCTGTACGAGGAATTGACGGTACGGCAGAACCTGGACCTGCATGCCAGGCTCTACCAGATGGAGGGCGAGAACGCGCAAAAGGCGGTCGGGCAGGCCCTGCTCGATTTCGAGCTGGACCAGCATGCCGGTGCGCGGCCCGCTGCCCTGTCGCTCGGCATCCGCCAGCGCCTGCAACTGGCCGCGGCTTGCCTGCACCATCCGGAAGTGCTGATCCTCGACGAACCCACCTCCGGCGTGGACCCCGGCGCGCGCGACATGTTCTGGCGCCATCTGGTCCAGCTATCGCGCCAGCAGCGCGTGACAATCTTCGTTTCCACGCACTTCATGAACGAGGCGGCGCGCTGCGACCGCATCTCCTTCATGCACCGCGGCCGCGTGCTGGCGGTGGGCAGCCCGGACGCGCTGCGGGAGAGCTGCGGCGCGCGGACGCTGGAGGATGCGTTCGTCAGCTACCTGGAGCAGGCGCAGACCCCGGAGAACGGCGCAGCCGCTGCCTCGGCTGCGGCGAAGGCAGCGCCGGCGCAACCCGCCCCGTCCTCCTCCCCGTCCTCCGCGCCGGTCGGCAGGCCGGCCGCGCATGCCGGCGGCTCGCGGCTGGCGCGGACCTGGGCGTTCGCCAGGCGCGAGGCCATGGAGCTGGCGCGCGACCGGCTCCGGCTGGCATTCGCCATCCTCGGCCCGATCGTGCTGCTGTGCGCCGCGGCGTGGAGCGTGTCCTTCGATGTGGAGAACGTGCGCTTCGCCGTGCTGGACCGCGACCAGAGCCGCGCCAGCCGCGAGCTGGTGGAGCAGTTCTCCGGATCGCGCTATTTCGTGCAGACCGATGGCGTGCACAGCGAGGCAGACGCGGACCGGCGCCTGCGCGTCGCGGCCGATATGCTGATCGTCGAGCTGCCGCCTGGCTTCGAGCGCGACCTGCTGGCCGGGCGCCAGCCGCAGCTCGCATTCCGCGTCGACGGGTCCAGCCCGTTCCCGGGCGCCACCACGCGCGCCTATGTGACCGGCGTGCTGCTGGCCTACGCCAATGCGCAGATGCGCGCGCAGCCGGAGCGCCCAGCGGCGCTGCCGGTGTCGATCGAGACGCGCTTTATCTACAACCAGGAGTTCCGCAGCATCTACGCGATCACGCCGGGCATCATCATGCTGGCGCTGATCCTGATCCCGACCATGCTGACCGCGCTCGGCGTGGTGCGGGAAAAGGAGATGGGGTCGATTACCAACCTCTATGCCTCCCCGGCCAGCGTGGGCGAGTACCTGATCGGCAAGCAACTGCCCTACGTGGGGCTGGCGATGATCAGCTACCTGACCCTGGTGGCGCTGGCCATCGTGCTGCTGCAGGTGCCGCTCAAAGGATCCTTCCTCGCCTTATCGATCGGCGCCGCGCTGTTCGTGCTGGCGGCCACGGCGCTCGGGCTGCTGATGTCGACCTTCGTGCGCTCGCAGGTGGCGGCCATCTTCGGCACCGCGATCCTGTGCCTGATTCCGTCGGTCAACTTCTCCGGCCTGCTGTATCCGGTGTCAACGCTGACGGGCAGCAGCTACTGGATCGGCCTGGGCTTTCCGTCGTCGTGGTTCCAGCTGGTCAGCCTTGGCAGTTTTACCAAGGGGCTCGGCGTGGGCAGCTTCGGCACCATGTACCTGGCCTTGCTGGGTTTCGCGCTGCTGTACCTGGCGGGCGCGCGTGTGCTCCTGCGCAAGCAGGAAGCCTAG
- a CDS encoding HlyD family secretion protein produces MKLKPGWGIAVLLVAGAIGAAVWWLGSQRDPWPAYVVHSNGRMEIGRLDVAVKYPGRVIDLPVREGDALAAGAVVARQDDAELLTQLSLATAARERAVQAASRAQAEIEGRASRQRLARLELTEAVKLYQDRQISSVERDRRQLGLDGESAGVTGARAGLGEANAAIAEANAQIARLKIQLDEATIRTPVAGRVEYRVIEVGTVLPAGGRVVSLLNLADMYFTVFLPAGAAGKLAIGDEARIVLDAMKDEPIPARVSFVASEAQFTPKYVETDAERAKLMYRVKLQLAPEVAQRYAAKLKAGMTGDGFVRLDARQPWPAALTLPRQPA; encoded by the coding sequence ATGAAACTCAAACCAGGCTGGGGTATAGCGGTATTGTTGGTTGCTGGCGCCATTGGAGCCGCCGTGTGGTGGCTTGGCAGCCAGCGCGACCCGTGGCCGGCTTATGTGGTCCACAGCAACGGGCGCATGGAGATCGGCCGCCTCGACGTGGCGGTGAAGTATCCGGGCCGCGTCATCGATCTGCCGGTTCGCGAGGGCGATGCCCTGGCTGCGGGCGCCGTGGTGGCCCGGCAGGATGACGCCGAGCTATTGACTCAACTCAGCCTTGCCACTGCGGCCCGCGAACGTGCCGTGCAGGCAGCGTCGCGCGCGCAGGCGGAGATCGAGGGGCGCGCGAGCCGCCAGCGGCTGGCGCGGCTGGAGTTGACCGAGGCGGTCAAGCTCTACCAGGACCGTCAGATTTCTTCCGTGGAGCGTGATCGCCGCCAGCTTGGCCTGGATGGCGAGAGCGCGGGCGTGACCGGTGCGCGCGCCGGGCTTGGCGAGGCTAACGCGGCGATCGCGGAGGCCAACGCACAGATTGCCCGCCTGAAGATCCAGCTGGATGAGGCAACCATCCGTACCCCGGTGGCCGGCCGTGTGGAGTATCGCGTGATCGAGGTCGGCACGGTGCTGCCGGCGGGCGGGCGCGTGGTGTCGCTGCTGAACCTGGCCGATATGTATTTCACGGTGTTCCTGCCCGCGGGTGCCGCCGGCAAGCTGGCGATCGGCGATGAGGCGCGCATTGTGCTGGACGCCATGAAGGACGAACCGATCCCGGCCCGCGTCAGCTTTGTCGCCAGCGAGGCGCAGTTCACCCCCAAGTATGTCGAGACCGATGCCGAGCGGGCCAAGCTGATGTATCGCGTCAAGCTGCAGCTGGCGCCCGAGGTTGCCCAGCGCTACGCGGCCAAACTGAAGGCCGGCATGACGGGCGATGGCTTTGTGCGCCTGGATGCCAGGCAGCCCTGGCCCGCCGCGCTGACGCTGCCCCGGCAGCCGGCCTGA
- a CDS encoding zinc-dependent alcohol dehydrogenase family protein, producing the protein MHETMRAMIFDGTGPVLRLAHVPVPNPGPGEVRIAVSTCGVCRTDLHIVDGELAHPKAALIPGHEVVGRVESCGTGVTGLAPGDRVGVPWLGQTCGHCGYCAAHRENLCDTPQFTGYTRDGGYAEYAVADSRYCFPIPEHYDDEHAAPLLCAGLIGYRTLCMAGDARKVRSVGIYGFGAAAHLVTQIAVAQQREIFAFTRPGDTAACQLARDTGACWTGPSDQPAPRPLDAALIFAPVGALVPMALQAVAKGGTVVCGGIHMSDIPAFPYRLLWEERSIVSVANLTRDDGLELMRIARATPLRTTTTVYPLEQANAALADLRAGRLAGAAVLRIA; encoded by the coding sequence ATGCACGAGACGATGCGCGCCATGATTTTCGACGGCACCGGGCCGGTCCTGCGCCTGGCGCACGTCCCCGTGCCAAACCCCGGCCCAGGCGAAGTGCGTATCGCGGTGAGCACCTGTGGCGTCTGCCGCACCGACCTGCACATTGTCGACGGCGAACTCGCGCACCCGAAAGCCGCGCTCATTCCCGGACACGAAGTCGTCGGCAGGGTCGAGTCCTGTGGCACTGGCGTAACGGGCCTTGCCCCGGGCGATCGGGTCGGCGTGCCGTGGCTCGGGCAGACCTGCGGGCACTGCGGCTATTGCGCCGCGCATCGCGAAAACCTGTGCGATACGCCGCAGTTCACCGGCTATACGCGCGACGGCGGCTACGCCGAGTACGCGGTAGCCGACAGCCGCTATTGCTTCCCTATCCCGGAGCACTACGACGACGAGCATGCGGCGCCCTTGCTGTGCGCGGGCCTGATTGGCTACCGCACGCTGTGCATGGCCGGTGACGCCCGCAAGGTCCGGTCTGTCGGCATCTACGGATTTGGCGCCGCGGCCCACTTGGTGACGCAGATCGCCGTCGCCCAGCAGCGCGAGATCTTTGCCTTCACGCGTCCCGGCGACACCGCCGCCTGCCAACTCGCCCGTGACACCGGGGCGTGCTGGACCGGTCCGAGCGACCAGCCCGCGCCGCGGCCGCTCGATGCCGCGCTGATCTTCGCGCCGGTGGGTGCGCTGGTGCCGATGGCGCTGCAAGCCGTGGCCAAGGGCGGCACCGTGGTTTGCGGCGGCATCCACATGAGCGATATTCCGGCCTTCCCCTATCGCCTGCTATGGGAGGAGCGATCGATCGTGTCGGTGGCCAACCTCACGCGCGACGACGGGCTGGAACTGATGCGAATCGCCCGGGCCACGCCGTTGCGCACCACCACGACGGTCTATCCGCTGGAGCAGGCCAATGCCGCGCTGGCCGACCTGCGCGCGGGGCGCCTGGCCGGCGCGGCGGTACTGCGCATCGCCTAG
- a CDS encoding universal stress protein produces MEYASIMVHLDTSPRAMDRLEIAARLAVARHARLIGLFAGFMPDVAWFYLMEGAATYINEDRQRRSEAREAVHRRFRAATQDLGIETEWRAVEGDPLTMALREAREADLVVAGQYDPDDPDSFVATQFLETLILDVGRPVLIIPFAGQFAVPGARVMVAWNGGREATRALHDAMPLICGGQAKVLCAQGTGARPDASLPGHAMAALASHGVHAELEHCQEGSDIAIGETLLSRAADFGADLVVMGAYGRGRLRELVLGGVTRALLDTMTVPVLMSH; encoded by the coding sequence ATGGAATACGCCAGCATCATGGTCCACCTGGACACCAGCCCACGCGCGATGGACCGGCTTGAAATCGCTGCCCGGCTCGCCGTGGCCCGCCATGCCCGGCTGATCGGGCTGTTTGCCGGCTTTATGCCGGACGTCGCCTGGTTTTACCTGATGGAGGGCGCCGCGACCTACATCAACGAGGACCGCCAGCGGCGCAGCGAGGCGCGCGAGGCGGTGCACCGGCGCTTCCGGGCGGCAACGCAGGACCTGGGGATCGAAACCGAGTGGCGGGCAGTGGAGGGCGATCCGTTGACGATGGCACTGCGCGAAGCGCGCGAGGCCGACCTTGTCGTTGCCGGGCAATATGATCCGGACGACCCAGACAGCTTTGTCGCGACCCAGTTCCTGGAAACCCTCATCCTCGACGTTGGCAGGCCGGTCCTTATCATTCCCTTCGCCGGCCAGTTCGCCGTCCCTGGCGCCCGTGTCATGGTGGCTTGGAACGGCGGACGCGAGGCCACGCGCGCCTTGCACGACGCCATGCCCTTGATCTGCGGCGGGCAGGCCAAGGTGCTTTGCGCGCAAGGTACCGGCGCGCGGCCCGATGCGAGCCTGCCGGGCCATGCCATGGCTGCTCTGGCAAGCCATGGCGTCCACGCAGAGCTTGAACACTGCCAGGAAGGATCGGACATCGCCATCGGCGAAACCTTGCTCTCGCGCGCGGCGGATTTTGGCGCCGATCTGGTGGTGATGGGTGCCTACGGGCGCGGCCGCCTGCGCGAGTTGGTACTGGGTGGCGTCACCAGGGCTTTGCTGGACACCATGACGGTGCCCGTCCTGATGTCGCATTAG
- a CDS encoding TraR/DksA family transcriptional regulator: MSDLTKEQLSSLVTLLDGREQRIRGQMDAAAVSRTVSAEREASDDAELAEHGTEERMDDAVAEHYRMELADIAVARKRIARLSYGVCLDCGEPIPYPRLQAYPTAKRCTPCQRKHEHMFGAPSGMR, encoded by the coding sequence ATGTCCGATCTAACGAAAGAGCAGCTCTCCAGCCTCGTCACCTTGCTGGATGGCAGAGAGCAGAGAATCCGTGGCCAGATGGACGCCGCTGCCGTTTCCCGTACTGTGTCCGCCGAGCGCGAAGCGAGCGACGACGCGGAGCTCGCCGAGCACGGCACCGAGGAGCGCATGGACGATGCCGTGGCGGAACATTACCGCATGGAACTGGCCGACATAGCGGTGGCGCGTAAGCGGATCGCCAGGCTCAGCTACGGCGTGTGCCTGGACTGCGGCGAGCCTATTCCTTATCCGCGGCTGCAAGCGTATCCCACGGCCAAACGCTGCACCCCTTGCCAGCGCAAGCACGAGCACATGTTCGGGGCGCCGAGCGGTATGCGATGA
- a CDS encoding BCAM0308 family protein, whose amino-acid sequence MKVRERASQVRPARWDRLPQDPIHDAYKQPEQAPAIASCPACHAVLLKGRWQWRAVPPGAKALMCPACHRTADLVPAARLTLDGAFQREHREEILGLVRHREALMRESHPMERIMATQTQEDRITITTTGFHLARDIGSAVHHAYRGKLEIDYPDADETLYVHWHRA is encoded by the coding sequence ATGAAAGTCCGTGAGCGTGCGAGTCAGGTCAGGCCGGCCCGTTGGGACCGGCTTCCCCAGGATCCCATCCACGATGCCTACAAGCAGCCGGAGCAAGCGCCTGCCATCGCTTCCTGTCCGGCTTGCCACGCGGTCCTCCTGAAAGGACGTTGGCAATGGCGGGCCGTGCCGCCTGGCGCCAAGGCACTGATGTGCCCGGCCTGCCACCGCACCGCCGACCTTGTGCCCGCGGCGCGGTTGACACTGGATGGGGCGTTTCAGCGGGAGCACCGGGAAGAGATTCTCGGGCTGGTGCGGCACCGGGAAGCCCTGATGAGGGAGAGTCATCCGATGGAGCGCATCATGGCGACGCAGACGCAGGAGGATCGCATCACCATCACGACCACGGGCTTTCACCTGGCACGCGATATTGGCTCTGCCGTGCATCATGCGTATCGTGGCAAGCTGGAAATCGACTATCCCGACGCCGACGAGACCCTGTATGTCCATTGGCACCGCGCTTGA
- a CDS encoding phosphoribosyltransferase, producing the protein MTFQDRNEAAERLAEALSGYGDAHPLVLAIPRGGVPMGKILADRLGGELDVVLVRKLGAPFDREMAVGAVDESGWVYVTPYAARVGADASYLNQERNEQLALLRRRREQYTPGRRARALDGRTVIVVDDGLATGATMIAALHAVRQQHPARLVCAVPVAAPASLAEVRRYADEVVCLRSPANFSAVGEHYREFPQVEDAEVVACLEGDSGQRGEGRLAGRE; encoded by the coding sequence ATGACTTTCCAGGACAGGAACGAGGCCGCCGAGCGGCTGGCCGAAGCGCTCTCCGGGTATGGCGACGCCCATCCCCTTGTGCTGGCCATTCCAAGGGGCGGCGTGCCGATGGGCAAGATACTCGCCGACCGTCTCGGCGGCGAACTGGACGTGGTCCTGGTCAGGAAGCTAGGGGCGCCATTCGACCGCGAGATGGCGGTCGGCGCGGTCGATGAAAGCGGCTGGGTCTACGTGACGCCCTACGCGGCACGAGTTGGCGCCGACGCCAGCTATCTCAACCAGGAGCGCAACGAACAGCTTGCATTGCTGCGCCGCCGCCGGGAGCAATACACGCCGGGGCGCCGCGCGCGTGCTCTGGACGGGCGCACTGTGATCGTGGTGGACGATGGGCTTGCCACGGGCGCCACCATGATTGCTGCACTGCATGCCGTGCGCCAGCAGCATCCTGCCCGGCTGGTATGTGCTGTTCCCGTGGCCGCGCCGGCTTCGCTCGCCGAGGTGCGGCGCTACGCGGATGAGGTGGTCTGCCTGCGCTCGCCGGCCAATTTTTCCGCTGTCGGTGAGCATTACCGGGAGTTTCCGCAGGTTGAGGATGCGGAAGTGGTGGCTTGCCTGGAAGGGGATTCGGGGCAGCGCGGGGAGGGGCGTTTGGCGGGACGGGAGTAG